TGTACGACTCCGATATCAACCACGTCACGATGGCCCACGAACAGGGGGCCTCTCACGCGGCAGACGCGTACGGTGTCGTCACTGGCGACCCCGGCGTCTGTTTCGCCACGTCCGGCCCCGGTGCGACGAACCTCGTTACCGGCATCGCTGACGCCAACATGGACTCAGACCCGGTCATCGCACTGACCGGGCAGGTCCCGACGGAGTTCGTCGGTAACGACGCGTTCCAAGAGACGGACACGGTCGGCATCACCCAACCGATCACGAAAGAGAGCTACTTCGCCGCCGACTCCGACACTGTCGGGGACAATGTCAGCGAGGCGTTTGCCCTCGCCGACGCCGGCCGACAGGGGCCGACGCTGGTCGACCTGCCGAAGGACGTGACCCAAGGCGAAACCGAGGTCGAACCCGGTGCCCCCGAGACGCCAGAGACCTACGAGGTGCCTGAGGAAGCGGACGACGAAAACGTTCAGGAGGCCGCCGAAGCGCTGGCCGAAGCCGACCGCCCGGTCATCCTCTCGGGCGGCGGCGTCATCAAGGCGAACGCCTCAAGCGCACTCCGGGAGTTCGCAAAGGAGTACGAGATTCCGGTCATCACGACGATGCCCGGCATCGGCTCGTTCCCGGAAGACCACGAACTCTCGCTTGAATGGGCCGGTATGCACGGCACCGGGTACGCCAACATGGCGATTACCAACACCGACTGCATGCTGGCTATCGGGACGCGCTTCGACGACCGCCTGACCGGTGGCGTCGACTCCTTCGCCCCCGACGCGGAGGTCATCCACGTCGATATCGACCCCGCGGAAATCAGCAAGAACGTCTACGCCGACTACCCGCTTATCGGCGACGCTCGGGAAGTGCTCCGGCAGCTGTTCGACGCAATGCCGCGCGCCCCGGACGCCGACGAGTGGCGTGACCAGTGTCAGGTCTGGAAAGACGAGTATCCGATGTCCTACGACACGCCCGACGACGAGCCGCTGAAGCCACAATACGTCGTCGAGCAGTTCTCGGAGATGACGCCGGACGACACCATCGTCTGTACCGGCGTCGGGCAACACCAGATGTGGGCCTCCCAGTTCTGGGAGTACACCGAGCCCCGGACGTGGGTGTCCTCCCACGGTCTCGGGACGATGGGCTACGGTGTGCCCGCCGCTATCGGCGCGAAACTCGCTGCCCCGGATCAGGAGGTCGTCTGCTTCGACGGCGACGGCTCGTTCCTGATGACCGTCCAGGGGCTGTCGGTCGCGGTGCGTGAGCAACTGGACATCACCTACGTCGTCCTGAACAACGAGGCGGTCGGGATGGTCCGCCAGTGGCAGGACGGCTTCTACGAGGGCCGCCGGATGGCCTCGGAGTACCCGTGGATCCCGCAGTTCGACAAGCTCGCCGAGGCCTTCGGCGCACGCGGGTTCACGCTGGAGTCCTACGAGAACGTCGAGGAAACGATACAGGAAGCACGCGACTACGACGGGCCAAGCGTCATCGACGCCCACATCGACCCCGGGGAGAACGTCTTCCCGATGGTTCCAAGCGGCGGTGACAACGGCCTGTTCGCGCTCGAAGAAGACCATCTGGATCAACTATGACAGGAGGAATGCCGGGCCCCGCGCCGGACGAACGGATGCGCCCGAAGGGCCGACGCAACACGCAGGGAATCCGCGTCGACCCCGAGGCCGAAGTGACCCACGAACCGCGACAGGCGGTGCTGTCAGCGCTGGTCAAACACCGACCGGGCGTGCTTTCGGAGGTGTCGGCGCTGTTCAGCCGACGGCAGTTCAACATCGAAAGCCTCACCGTCGGCCCAACAGCCGACGATGACACAGCCCGGATGACGATCCTCATCGAGGAGCCCGAACCGGGGATCGATCAGGCAAAAAAGCAACTGCGGAAGCTCGTTCCCGTCATCTCGGTCAGAGAGCTCGAAGGCGAGGCCGTCCGTCGGGAGCTCGCGCTGGTGAAAGTCAGCGGCGAGAAACCAGACGACGTCAATGCGGTCGCCGATATGTACAACGGGCAAGCCGTCGACGCGTCGACCGACTCGGTCACCGTCGAAATCACGGGCAGCAAGCAGAAGATCGACGCCGCCATCGAGGCGTTCAAGCAGTTCGATGTGCAGGAGATCGTGCGAACCGGGGCCGCCGCACTGGATCGCGGCCCGAAAACACTAGAGAAAGATGTCTGACGAATTCACCACAACAGTCTACTACGACGAAGACGCTGACGTATCGACACTCGACGACGAGACCGTAGCCGTGCTGGGCTACGGGTCACAGGGCCACGCCCACGCGCTGAACCTCCATGAGTCCGGCGTGGACGTGGTCGTCGGCCTCCGCAAGGACTCCTCGTCGTGGGCCGACGCCGAAGACGCCGGCCTCCGCGTCGAGACACCCGATGTTGCCGCCAGCGAGGCAGACCGCGTCGTGATGCTCGTCCCCGACACGGTCCAGCCGGCCGTGTACGAAGCCATCGAGGATGAACTGGACGCTGGCGACACGCTTCAGTTCGCGCACGGCTTCAACATCCACTACGGCCAGATCGAACCGCCGGAGGACGTGGACGTGACGATGGTCGCGCCCAAATCGCCGGGCCACCTCGTGCGCCGGACCTACGAGCGCGGCGAGGGGACGCCGGGCCTCATCGCGGTGTATCAGGACGCGACCGGCAACGCCAAACAGGAGTCACTGGCCTACGCGAAGGGCGTCGGCTGCACCCGCGCCGGCGTCATCGAGACCACCTTTCAGGAAGAAGTCGAGACGGACCTCTTCGGCGAGCAGGCCGTCCTCTGTGGCGGCGTTACCGAGATGGTCAAGGTCGGCTTCGAGACGCTGGTCGACGCCGGCTACGCGCCGGAGATGGCCTACTTCGAGTGTCTGAACGAACTCAAACTCATTGTCGACCTCATGTACGAGGGCGGCCACATGGAGATGTGGAACTCCGTCTCCGACACCGCCGAGTACGGCGGCTTGACCCGCGGCGAGGAGGTCATCGACCGCGAAGGGATGGAGAAGATCCTCGAAGAGGTCCAGAACGGCGAGTTCGCTCGCGAGTGGATCAACGAGAATCAGGCCAACCGACCCGCCTACAAGCAGTATCGCGACGCCGAACAGAACCACCAGATCGAAGCCGTCGGCGAGAACCTGCGCGAACTGTTCGCGTGGGGTGAGGACGCCGACGCAGAGAAGACAGAAGCCCCAGCAGATGACTAACGAACGCACGGATCCGACGGACGACGAACAGAACGAATCGCGCACGACCATGGGGAGCATCGAGCACACGCACCCCCAGACGAACGGAACCTTCGGCGCGGTGTTCCGCCGCGGCCCGGTCGTGGCCGCCGACGGCGGCGAACGCGACGCCGAAGAGGAGACAGACGAGACGATGGAAGACATCGACCACGAAGCATCCGACGAGGGTGTCACCCGCGCGTACGAGCGCGGAACTGAAGGGCGGGACGAGACAGTATGAGTGAGAACACACTGTACGACAAGGTGTGGGACCAGCACAAAGTCACGACCCTGCCAAACGGGCAGGACCAGCTGTTCGTCGGGCTGCACCTCATCCACGAGGTTACTAGCCCGCAGGCGTTCGGGATGCTCAAAGAACGCGGCCTCGAAGTCGCCCGACCTGACCTGACCCACGCGACGGTCGACCATATCGTGCCGACCGCAAATCAGGACCGGCCCTACAGCGACGACGCGGCCGAGACGATGATGGCGGAACTCGAAGAGAACGTCCGAGACGCCGGCATCCAGTTCTCGGACCCGACGACGGGCGATCAGGGTATCGTCCACGTCATCGGCCCGGAGCAGGGCATCACTCAGCCCGGCAAGACAATCGTCTGTGGCGACAGCCACACCTCCACCCACGGTGCCTTCGGCGCGCTCGCGTTCGGTATCGGGACCAGCCAGATTCGGGACGTGCTGGCGACCCAGACCATCGCGATGGAGAAACAGAAGGTCCGCAAAATCGAGGTCACCGGTGAACTCGACGAGGGTGTCGAGGCCAAGGACATCATCCTCGAAATCATCCGCCGGCTGGGCACCGAAGGCGGCGTCGGCTACGTCTACGAGTACGCCGGCGAGACCATCGAGAACCTCGACATGGAAGGTCGGATGTCTATCTGTAACATGTCCATCGAGGGCGGCGCTCGCGCGGGCTATGTCAACCCCGACGAGACCACATACGAGTGGCTGGAGGGGACGGACTACTTCCAAGAGCACCCCGAGAAGTTCGAGGAACTCAAGCCGTACTGGGAGTCCATCCGCTCGGACGAGGACGCCGAATACGACGATGTCGTCGAAATCGACGCCAGCGAACTCGACCCCGTCGTCACATGGGGGACCACGCCCGGCCAAGGTATCGGCATCGATGACCCGATTCCGGAACCCGAGGAGTTGGCTGACGACAAAGTTGACACCGCCCGCCGCGCACAGGAGCACATGCGCGTCGAGCCCGGCGAGACCATGGAAGGGTACGACATTGATGTCGCCTTCCTCGGCTCCTGTACCAACGCTCGACTGCCCGACCTGCGCCGCGGGGCCCGCATCGTCAAGGGGCGTCAGGTCGCCGATGACGTGCGAGCGTTCGTCGTCCCCGGTAGCCAGCGCGTCCAGCGTGCCGCCGAGGAGGAAGGCCTGAAAGACATCTTCGAGGAAGCCGGCTTCGAGTGGCGCAACGCCGGCTGTTCGATGTGTCTGGGCATGAACGAGGACCAACTGGAGGGCGACGAGGCCTGTGCCTCCTCCTCGAACCGGAACTTCGTCGGCCGGCAGGGCAGCAAGGACGGCCGCACCGTCCTGATGAACCCACGAATGGTGGCCGCCGCGGCCATCACCGGCGAGGTCTCTGACGTGCGCGACTTAGAGGAGGTGG
The Haloarcula sp. CBA1129 genome window above contains:
- the ilvB gene encoding biosynthetic-type acetolactate synthase large subunit, which translates into the protein MSERASVPKEEDETETETEQDPVTTGAQSVIRALENAGTDYVFGVQGGAIMPVYDALYDSDINHVTMAHEQGASHAADAYGVVTGDPGVCFATSGPGATNLVTGIADANMDSDPVIALTGQVPTEFVGNDAFQETDTVGITQPITKESYFAADSDTVGDNVSEAFALADAGRQGPTLVDLPKDVTQGETEVEPGAPETPETYEVPEEADDENVQEAAEALAEADRPVILSGGGVIKANASSALREFAKEYEIPVITTMPGIGSFPEDHELSLEWAGMHGTGYANMAITNTDCMLAIGTRFDDRLTGGVDSFAPDAEVIHVDIDPAEISKNVYADYPLIGDAREVLRQLFDAMPRAPDADEWRDQCQVWKDEYPMSYDTPDDEPLKPQYVVEQFSEMTPDDTIVCTGVGQHQMWASQFWEYTEPRTWVSSHGLGTMGYGVPAAIGAKLAAPDQEVVCFDGDGSFLMTVQGLSVAVREQLDITYVVLNNEAVGMVRQWQDGFYEGRRMASEYPWIPQFDKLAEAFGARGFTLESYENVEETIQEARDYDGPSVIDAHIDPGENVFPMVPSGGDNGLFALEEDHLDQL
- the ilvC gene encoding ketol-acid reductoisomerase, producing the protein MSDEFTTTVYYDEDADVSTLDDETVAVLGYGSQGHAHALNLHESGVDVVVGLRKDSSSWADAEDAGLRVETPDVAASEADRVVMLVPDTVQPAVYEAIEDELDAGDTLQFAHGFNIHYGQIEPPEDVDVTMVAPKSPGHLVRRTYERGEGTPGLIAVYQDATGNAKQESLAYAKGVGCTRAGVIETTFQEEVETDLFGEQAVLCGGVTEMVKVGFETLVDAGYAPEMAYFECLNELKLIVDLMYEGGHMEMWNSVSDTAEYGGLTRGEEVIDREGMEKILEEVQNGEFAREWINENQANRPAYKQYRDAEQNHQIEAVGENLRELFAWGEDADAEKTEAPADD
- the ilvN gene encoding acetolactate synthase small subunit — protein: MPGPAPDERMRPKGRRNTQGIRVDPEAEVTHEPRQAVLSALVKHRPGVLSEVSALFSRRQFNIESLTVGPTADDDTARMTILIEEPEPGIDQAKKQLRKLVPVISVRELEGEAVRRELALVKVSGEKPDDVNAVADMYNGQAVDASTDSVTVEITGSKQKIDAAIEAFKQFDVQEIVRTGAAALDRGPKTLEKDV
- the leuC gene encoding 3-isopropylmalate dehydratase large subunit; the encoded protein is MSENTLYDKVWDQHKVTTLPNGQDQLFVGLHLIHEVTSPQAFGMLKERGLEVARPDLTHATVDHIVPTANQDRPYSDDAAETMMAELEENVRDAGIQFSDPTTGDQGIVHVIGPEQGITQPGKTIVCGDSHTSTHGAFGALAFGIGTSQIRDVLATQTIAMEKQKVRKIEVTGELDEGVEAKDIILEIIRRLGTEGGVGYVYEYAGETIENLDMEGRMSICNMSIEGGARAGYVNPDETTYEWLEGTDYFQEHPEKFEELKPYWESIRSDEDAEYDDVVEIDASELDPVVTWGTTPGQGIGIDDPIPEPEELADDKVDTARRAQEHMRVEPGETMEGYDIDVAFLGSCTNARLPDLRRGARIVKGRQVADDVRAFVVPGSQRVQRAAEEEGLKDIFEEAGFEWRNAGCSMCLGMNEDQLEGDEACASSSNRNFVGRQGSKDGRTVLMNPRMVAAAAITGEVSDVRDLEEVALV